The Georgenia sp. TF02-10 genome window below encodes:
- a CDS encoding cell wall-binding repeat-containing protein produces the protein MGKLVRRGSLAAAAALAATMTLAPSALADDDSGPIDIDGSPEVAADNGPNVWRFADRDRIGTALEAAERTDNLWGDTVILATDADYPDALAAAPLADQLDAPVLLTKPGEELDRRVAAYLADDANGVSNVILVSGEGVLKSGIVNQIEDELGLTTERVSGANRYQTAYLLAQEAVSYGIAEGEYPNIFLASGTNFPDALAAGAAAAEHSGVVLLTQANGLELYTFAALQAGGWAGVDAINHREVIAIGGPAADAAPNGYLGNPVDVDTEIVGANRYETAAMTASEYFEDPENFVVTSGEGFADAIVGGAYAANVDGPLLLTNNAGLPRATINYLSANVDNGENVFVFGGPGSVSRTVSTQIGNIFDY, from the coding sequence ATGGGTAAGCTTGTCCGCCGCGGCTCCCTCGCCGCAGCCGCCGCCCTTGCGGCAACCATGACGCTTGCGCCCAGCGCGCTCGCCGACGACGACTCCGGCCCGATCGACATCGACGGCTCCCCCGAGGTCGCCGCCGACAACGGCCCCAACGTCTGGCGCTTCGCTGACCGCGACCGCATCGGCACCGCCCTCGAGGCCGCCGAGCGGACCGACAACCTCTGGGGTGACACCGTCATCCTGGCGACCGACGCTGACTACCCCGACGCGCTCGCCGCGGCCCCGCTGGCCGACCAGCTCGACGCCCCGGTGCTGCTCACCAAGCCCGGTGAGGAGCTCGACCGTCGGGTGGCGGCCTACCTGGCCGACGACGCCAACGGCGTCAGCAACGTCATCCTCGTCTCCGGCGAGGGTGTGCTGAAGTCCGGCATCGTCAACCAGATCGAGGACGAGCTCGGCCTCACCACCGAGCGGGTGTCCGGCGCCAACCGGTACCAGACCGCCTACCTGCTCGCGCAGGAGGCCGTGTCCTACGGCATCGCCGAGGGCGAGTACCCGAACATCTTCCTCGCCTCGGGCACCAACTTCCCGGACGCGCTGGCCGCCGGTGCGGCTGCCGCGGAGCACTCCGGCGTGGTGCTGCTGACCCAGGCCAACGGCCTGGAGCTCTACACCTTCGCCGCGCTGCAGGCCGGCGGTTGGGCCGGTGTCGACGCGATCAACCACCGCGAGGTCATCGCGATCGGTGGTCCCGCCGCCGACGCCGCCCCGAACGGCTACCTGGGCAACCCGGTCGACGTTGACACCGAGATCGTCGGTGCCAACCGGTACGAGACCGCGGCGATGACCGCGAGCGAGTACTTCGAGGACCCGGAGAACTTCGTCGTCACCTCCGGTGAGGGCTTCGCCGATGCGATCGTCGGTGGCGCCTACGCCGCGAACGTCGACGGGCCGCTGCTGCTGACGAACAACGCCGGTCTCCCGCGGGCGACCATCAACTACCTGTCCGCGAACGTGGACAACGGCGAGAACGTCTTCGTCTTCGGTGGCCCGGGCTCCGTGAGCCGTACGGTCTCCACCCAGATCGGTAACATCTTCGACTACTGA
- a CDS encoding cell wall-binding repeat-containing protein: protein MGKIVRRGSLAAAAALAATISLAPSALADDDSGPIDIDGSPEVVAPNGPNVWRFADRDRIGTALEAAERTNGVWGGEDGNIVILATDADYPDALAAAPLADQLNAPVLLTKPGEVLDSRVADYLQDNDVDDVILASGEGVLKSGIVNEIEAMGIATERVSGVNRYETAYLLAQEAISYNIADDEYPNIFLASGTNFPDALAAGAAAAQHSGVVLLTQANGLELYTFAALQPGGYAGNDAINHREVIAIGGPAANAAPKGYLGNPVDVDFNIVGKNRYETAAMTADAYFEDPENVVVASGEGFADAIVGGAYAANVDGPLLLTNNGGLPRATINYLTGNVDRGENVFVFGGPGAVSPAVSTQIAELFRY, encoded by the coding sequence ATGGGCAAGATTGTCCGCCGCGGCTCGCTCGCCGCCGCCGCCGCCCTCGCGGCAACCATCTCGCTTGCGCCCAGCGCGCTCGCCGACGACGACTCCGGCCCGATCGACATCGACGGCTCGCCCGAGGTCGTCGCCCCCAACGGGCCCAACGTCTGGCGCTTCGCCGACCGCGACCGCATCGGCACCGCCCTCGAGGCCGCCGAGCGGACCAACGGGGTCTGGGGCGGTGAGGACGGCAACATCGTCATCCTCGCGACCGACGCGGACTACCCCGACGCCCTCGCCGCGGCCCCGCTGGCCGACCAGCTCAACGCCCCGGTGCTGCTCACCAAGCCCGGTGAGGTCCTCGACAGCCGGGTGGCGGACTACCTGCAGGACAACGACGTTGACGATGTGATCCTCGCCTCCGGCGAGGGTGTGCTGAAGTCCGGCATCGTCAATGAGATCGAGGCGATGGGCATCGCCACCGAGCGGGTGTCTGGCGTCAACCGGTACGAGACCGCTTACCTGCTCGCGCAGGAGGCGATCAGCTACAACATCGCCGACGACGAGTACCCGAACATCTTCCTGGCCTCGGGCACCAACTTCCCGGACGCGCTGGCTGCCGGTGCGGCTGCCGCGCAGCACTCCGGCGTGGTGCTGCTGACCCAGGCCAACGGCCTGGAGCTGTACACCTTCGCCGCGCTGCAGCCGGGCGGCTACGCCGGTAACGACGCGATCAACCACCGCGAGGTCATCGCGATCGGTGGTCCCGCCGCGAACGCTGCCCCGAAGGGCTACCTGGGCAACCCTGTCGACGTCGACTTCAACATCGTCGGCAAGAACCGCTACGAGACCGCGGCGATGACCGCCGACGCGTACTTCGAGGACCCGGAGAACGTCGTCGTCGCCTCCGGTGAGGGCTTCGCCGACGCGATCGTCGGTGGCGCCTACGCCGCGAACGTCGACGGGCCGCTGCTGCTGACGAACAACGGCGGTCTCCCGCGGGCCACGATCAACTACCTGACCGGGAACGTGGACCGCGGCGAGAACGTCTTCGTCTTCGGTGGCCCCGGCGCCGTCAGCCCGGCAGTCTCCACCCAGATCGCGGAGCTGTTCCGCTACTGA
- a CDS encoding nucleotide sugar dehydrogenase, producing the protein MRVAVVALGKIGLPLAAQFADAGAEVVGVDTNPRTVDLVNAATEPFPGEAQLAEKLARLVPAGRLQATTSYAQAIPGADAVVVVVPLFVDDATWQPDFTWMESATRSLAEHLTPGTLVSYETTLPVGTTRTRWKPLIEEVSGLREGTDFHLVFSPERVLTGRVFADLRRYPKLVGGLSDAGTARAVELYSQLLAFDERPDLPRANGVWDMGTAEAAEMAKLAETTYRDVNIGLANQFAVFADRAGIDIYRVIEACNSQPYSHLHRPGIAVGGHCIPVYPRLYLSTDPDATVVRAARQHNAGMPGYAVERAAEVLGDLTGLRAVVLGAAYRGRVKETAFSGVFATVETLAARGARVTVHDPMYADAELTGLGWEPYHLGEEVDLAIVQADHPQYADLAPSDLPGVRLLYDGRAVTDPARWAGVPRLTVGGGA; encoded by the coding sequence ATGCGCGTTGCCGTTGTCGCACTGGGGAAGATCGGTCTTCCCCTCGCCGCCCAGTTCGCCGATGCCGGGGCCGAGGTGGTGGGGGTAGACACCAACCCGCGCACGGTGGACCTCGTCAACGCCGCCACGGAGCCGTTCCCGGGGGAGGCGCAGCTGGCCGAGAAGCTGGCCCGGCTGGTCCCGGCCGGCCGGCTCCAGGCGACCACCAGCTACGCCCAGGCGATCCCGGGCGCGGACGCCGTCGTCGTCGTGGTGCCGCTCTTCGTCGACGACGCGACGTGGCAGCCCGACTTCACCTGGATGGAGTCCGCGACCCGGTCCCTCGCCGAGCACCTGACGCCCGGCACGCTCGTCTCCTACGAGACCACCCTGCCGGTCGGCACCACCCGCACCCGCTGGAAGCCGCTCATCGAGGAGGTCTCCGGGCTGCGCGAGGGCACCGACTTCCACCTGGTCTTCTCCCCGGAGCGGGTGCTGACCGGCCGGGTCTTCGCCGACCTGCGCCGCTACCCCAAGCTCGTCGGTGGCCTGTCCGACGCCGGCACCGCCCGCGCCGTCGAGCTCTACTCCCAGCTGCTGGCCTTCGACGAGCGGCCCGACCTGCCCCGGGCCAACGGGGTGTGGGACATGGGCACCGCGGAGGCCGCGGAGATGGCCAAGCTCGCCGAGACCACCTACCGGGACGTCAACATCGGCCTGGCCAACCAGTTCGCCGTCTTCGCGGACCGGGCCGGCATCGACATCTACCGGGTCATCGAGGCGTGCAACTCCCAGCCCTACTCCCACCTGCACCGCCCGGGGATCGCCGTCGGCGGGCACTGCATCCCGGTCTACCCGCGGCTGTACCTGTCCACCGACCCGGACGCGACGGTGGTCCGCGCCGCCCGGCAGCACAACGCCGGCATGCCCGGCTACGCGGTGGAGCGGGCCGCGGAGGTCCTCGGCGACCTCACCGGGCTGCGGGCCGTGGTCCTCGGCGCCGCCTACCGCGGCCGGGTCAAGGAGACCGCCTTCTCCGGGGTGTTCGCCACCGTCGAGACGCTGGCCGCCCGCGGCGCCCGGGTCACCGTGCACGACCCGATGTACGCCGACGCCGAGCTCACCGGCCTCGGCTGGGAGCCGTACCACCTCGGCGAGGAGGTCGACCTGGCGATCGTCCAGGCCGACCACCCGCAGTACGCCGACCTCGCGCCGTCCGACCTGCCGGGCGTCCGGCTGCTCTACGACGGTCGGGCGGTCACCGACCCGGCCCGCTGGGCCGGCGTCCCGCGGCTGACCGTCGGCGGCGGCGCCTGA
- a CDS encoding glycosyltransferase family 2 protein: MEPTGTAATERTGTAVRVVTVAFNPGPELETFARTLGDATTAPVRLVVVDNGTDAAVVNDVAARYGADVVRPGANLGYGAAANLGARPGTEPWVVVANPDIAWRPGALDALLAAGERHPRAGALGPRILNPDGTVYPSARPLPSLVQGAGHALLGRVWPANPWTRAYHAGQADGHERAVGWLSGACLLLRREAAAAVAGFDEGYFMFFEDVDLGDRLGRAGWENVYVPAAVVVHDQGVSWRDRPAPMIRAHHRSAERYLHRRYRAGYQAPLRYALSAGLRLRCWWQTRAAR; the protein is encoded by the coding sequence ATGGAACCGACCGGGACCGCTGCGACCGAACGGACCGGGACGGCCGTGCGGGTGGTCACCGTGGCGTTCAACCCCGGCCCCGAGCTGGAGACCTTCGCCCGCACCCTGGGCGACGCCACCACCGCACCGGTGCGGCTGGTGGTGGTGGACAACGGCACCGACGCCGCGGTGGTGAACGACGTCGCCGCCCGGTACGGGGCCGACGTCGTCCGCCCGGGCGCGAACCTCGGCTACGGCGCCGCCGCGAACCTCGGCGCGCGCCCCGGCACCGAGCCGTGGGTGGTGGTCGCGAACCCGGACATCGCCTGGCGGCCGGGCGCGCTCGACGCCCTCCTGGCCGCCGGCGAGCGGCACCCGCGGGCCGGCGCCCTCGGCCCGCGGATCCTCAACCCCGACGGCACGGTCTACCCCTCCGCCCGGCCGCTGCCCTCCCTCGTCCAGGGCGCCGGGCACGCCCTCCTCGGCCGGGTCTGGCCGGCGAACCCGTGGACCCGGGCGTACCACGCCGGCCAGGCGGACGGCCACGAGCGGGCGGTGGGCTGGCTCTCCGGGGCGTGCCTGCTGCTGCGGCGGGAGGCCGCGGCCGCCGTCGCCGGGTTCGACGAGGGCTACTTCATGTTCTTCGAGGACGTGGACCTCGGCGACCGGCTGGGCCGGGCCGGGTGGGAGAACGTCTACGTCCCGGCCGCCGTCGTCGTGCACGACCAGGGCGTGAGCTGGCGGGACCGGCCGGCGCCGATGATCCGCGCCCATCACCGCAGCGCCGAGCGCTACCTGCACCGCCGCTACCGCGCCGGGTACCAGGCGCCGCTGCGGTACGCGCTGTCCGCGGGCCTGCGGCTGCGGTGCTGGTGGCAGACCCGCGCCGCCCGCTGA
- a CDS encoding DUF6541 family protein, translating to MRRRPRRARGGRRQGGAAAGLGCVAARHARRTVAAAPPTVPGHQPAPGLQPAPGFRPSTRVRPSTERRRAARTRPAARVLPLLAAGAAVAGVVGAQPAGAAVLAVLLLPLLAQVTWAAAARLRRAGRPLDAAAAALVVPLAAAALVLAVYTVPQLRAMAAFPAPGGDAGEALVHGLTFATTVGWTSPWANAVVAVAVLLGAVVAVRTARARWLAAAWLLTLAVFVLAAGPETPLRALTGFWYKSADRTFAMLPTVAAVLGALGVVAVAEAAVRLARRAGAAAGTPRHARPAGAGGRPAVAVVGVILLAALVTSGGFRNGEREQGWTAWAFQPEDLIHYPYATDGEVAMLRSLDDVLPADAVVLGDPRGGAAFVQAVAGAVAYLPHVSPSSWDPEQRFLIERFGDLHHDPGVCAAVVDAGIEYFYADDSGPADWAAQAPGLHGVDTSTGFELLAEGDTARLYRLTACG from the coding sequence GTGCGTCGCCGGCCACGGCGGGCTCGGGGAGGCCGGCGGCAGGGCGGGGCGGCGGCGGGGCTGGGCTGTGTCGCCGCCCGGCACGCCCGGCGCACGGTAGCCGCGGCGCCACCGACCGTCCCGGGGCACCAGCCCGCCCCGGGGCTCCAGCCCGCCCCCGGCTTCCGGCCGAGCACGCGGGTACGGCCAAGCACGGAGCGGCGGCGGGCCGCGCGGACCCGGCCGGCTGCCCGGGTGCTGCCGCTGCTGGCGGCGGGTGCCGCCGTCGCCGGCGTGGTCGGCGCCCAGCCGGCCGGCGCCGCGGTCCTGGCCGTCCTCCTCCTGCCCCTGCTGGCGCAGGTCACCTGGGCCGCGGCCGCCCGTCTCCGCCGGGCCGGGCGGCCGCTGGATGCCGCCGCGGCGGCGCTCGTGGTGCCGCTCGCCGCCGCGGCCCTGGTGCTCGCCGTCTACACGGTGCCCCAGCTGCGCGCCATGGCCGCCTTCCCGGCCCCCGGCGGGGACGCCGGCGAGGCGCTCGTCCACGGCCTGACCTTCGCCACCACCGTGGGGTGGACGAGCCCGTGGGCCAACGCCGTCGTCGCGGTCGCCGTCCTCCTCGGAGCGGTGGTCGCGGTCCGCACGGCCCGCGCCCGCTGGCTGGCCGCGGCGTGGCTGCTCACCCTGGCGGTCTTCGTCCTGGCCGCCGGGCCGGAGACGCCGCTGCGCGCCCTGACCGGCTTCTGGTACAAGTCCGCCGACCGCACCTTCGCGATGCTGCCTACCGTCGCGGCCGTCCTCGGCGCCCTCGGCGTGGTCGCCGTCGCCGAGGCGGCCGTGCGCCTGGCCCGGCGGGCGGGGGCGGCGGCCGGCACCCCCCGGCACGCCCGGCCCGCGGGGGCCGGCGGCCGGCCCGCCGTCGCCGTCGTCGGCGTGATCCTGCTGGCCGCCCTGGTGACCTCCGGCGGGTTCCGCAACGGGGAGCGGGAGCAGGGCTGGACCGCCTGGGCCTTCCAGCCGGAGGACCTCATCCACTACCCGTACGCCACCGACGGGGAGGTGGCGATGCTCCGGTCCCTGGACGACGTGCTCCCGGCGGACGCGGTGGTGCTCGGGGACCCCCGCGGCGGGGCCGCCTTCGTCCAGGCGGTCGCCGGCGCCGTCGCCTACCTCCCGCACGTCAGCCCGTCCAGCTGGGACCCCGAGCAGCGCTTCCTCATCGAGCGCTTCGGTGATCTCCACCACGACCCGGGGGTCTGCGCCGCCGTCGTGGACGCCGGCATCGAGTACTTCTACGCCGACGACTCCGGGCCCGCCGACTGGGCGGCGCAGGCCCCCGGCCTGCACGGGGTGGACACCTCCACCGGGTTCGAGCTCCTCGCCGAGGGGGACACTGCCCGCCTCTACCGGCTCACCGCCTGCGGCTGA
- a CDS encoding ABC transporter permease, with amino-acid sequence MKDLQGSRELVLNLTRREIKGKYKRTALGQLWSLANPLAAMAIYTVVFAFIIRVQPKPGDPSGLDIFALWLLCALLPWSFFTNVVNGGMGSLVGNENLIKKVHFPRISLLVANSLSWLFSWSIEMVVLLIALLAVGANVLPWVPVVVVFMALMALFATGVSLMLAVANVYFRDTQHFVGIIFQVWFYLTPILYPVSLVADQSARVGPLVGDVTLLDLYLLNPVGEFATAFRNLLYDNRWPDLSTMAICAAWALGTFWVGYLIFKRHEKGLAEAL; translated from the coding sequence GTGAAGGACCTGCAGGGCTCGCGCGAGCTCGTCCTCAACCTCACCCGGCGGGAGATCAAGGGCAAGTACAAGCGCACCGCGCTCGGGCAGCTGTGGTCCCTGGCCAACCCGCTCGCCGCGATGGCCATCTACACCGTGGTCTTCGCCTTCATCATCCGGGTCCAGCCCAAGCCGGGGGACCCCAGTGGGCTGGACATCTTCGCGCTGTGGCTGCTGTGCGCGCTCCTGCCGTGGAGCTTCTTCACCAACGTCGTCAACGGCGGCATGGGCTCCCTGGTCGGCAACGAGAACCTCATCAAGAAGGTGCACTTCCCGCGCATCTCGCTGCTGGTCGCCAACTCCCTGTCCTGGCTGTTCAGCTGGTCGATCGAGATGGTCGTCCTGCTCATCGCCCTGCTGGCGGTCGGCGCGAACGTGCTGCCCTGGGTGCCGGTCGTCGTCGTCTTCATGGCCCTGATGGCGCTGTTCGCCACCGGCGTGTCCCTGATGCTCGCCGTCGCCAACGTCTACTTCCGGGACACCCAGCACTTCGTCGGGATCATCTTCCAGGTCTGGTTCTACCTCACCCCGATCCTCTACCCGGTCTCGCTGGTGGCCGACCAGTCCGCACGGGTCGGCCCGCTGGTGGGGGACGTGACGCTGCTGGACCTGTACCTGCTCAACCCGGTCGGGGAGTTCGCCACCGCGTTCCGCAACCTCCTCTACGACAACCGCTGGCCGGACCTGAGCACCATGGCGATCTGCGCGGCCTGGGCGCTGGGGACGTTCTGGGTGGGCTACCTGATCTTCAAGCGGCACGAGAAGGGACTGGCCGAGGCACTGTGA
- a CDS encoding ABC transporter ATP-binding protein gives MSTTASRRAAGSTGAAISVQDVSKKFRIFHERNQTLKSAIMRGRRSVHEDFWALRDVTFDIPEAGTFALVGDNGSGKSTLLKCMAQILYPTSGRIVTRGRMAALLEVGSGFHPELSGRDNVYLNGSILGMTKPEIDRKFDEIVAFSGVEQFIDQPVKNYSSGMYVRLGFSVAINVDPEILLVDEVLAVGDAAFQEKCGEKFAQFRREGRTVVLVSHSMPQLRTMADQAAWLEQGRLMEVGSANGVLERYLDSTRDTTRLDEQGRSHWGSGEMVVEDVEVIGAAGPGSPVRTGEDLTIRVHYRATEPVENPVIGVGIESTDGTYLWASNTFDHGPRLGTVRGRGYVECHAPAVAFAPGGYVVITTLTDATTQHVYDQVRDSARFSVESGEQRWWGGYIHTGSRWAAPNRVGAGPAR, from the coding sequence GTGAGCACCACCGCCAGCCGGAGGGCCGCCGGCAGCACGGGCGCCGCCATCAGCGTGCAGGACGTGTCGAAGAAGTTCCGCATCTTCCACGAGCGCAACCAGACCCTCAAGAGCGCGATCATGCGCGGCCGCCGCTCGGTCCACGAGGACTTCTGGGCGCTGCGGGACGTCACCTTCGACATCCCCGAGGCCGGCACCTTCGCCCTGGTCGGGGACAACGGGTCCGGCAAGTCCACCCTGCTCAAGTGCATGGCGCAGATCCTGTACCCCACCTCCGGGCGGATCGTCACCCGCGGCCGGATGGCCGCGCTGCTGGAGGTCGGGTCCGGCTTCCACCCCGAGCTCTCCGGCCGGGACAACGTCTACCTCAACGGGTCCATCCTGGGCATGACCAAGCCGGAGATCGACCGGAAGTTCGACGAGATCGTCGCCTTCTCCGGGGTGGAGCAGTTCATCGACCAGCCGGTGAAGAACTACTCCTCCGGCATGTACGTCCGGCTGGGGTTCTCCGTGGCGATCAACGTCGACCCGGAGATCCTGCTGGTCGACGAGGTCCTCGCCGTCGGCGACGCCGCCTTCCAGGAGAAGTGCGGGGAGAAGTTCGCCCAGTTCCGCCGGGAGGGCCGCACCGTCGTCCTGGTCTCGCACTCCATGCCCCAGCTGCGGACCATGGCCGACCAGGCCGCCTGGCTGGAGCAGGGCCGGCTGATGGAGGTCGGCAGCGCCAACGGGGTGCTCGAGCGGTACCTGGACTCCACCCGGGACACCACCCGGCTGGACGAGCAGGGCCGGTCCCACTGGGGCTCGGGGGAGATGGTCGTGGAGGACGTCGAGGTCATCGGCGCCGCCGGCCCGGGCAGCCCGGTCCGCACCGGGGAGGACCTGACCATCCGGGTCCACTACCGGGCCACCGAGCCGGTGGAGAACCCGGTCATCGGGGTCGGGATCGAGAGCACCGACGGCACCTACCTGTGGGCGTCCAACACCTTCGACCACGGACCCCGGCTGGGCACGGTGCGCGGGCGCGGGTACGTGGAGTGCCACGCCCCGGCGGTCGCGTTCGCCCCCGGCGGGTACGTGGTGATCACCACGCTGACCGACGCCACCACCCAGCACGTCTACGACCAGGTCCGCGACAGCGCCCGGTTCAGCGTGGAGAGCGGGGAGCAGCGGTGGTGGGGCGGGTACATCCACACCGGGTCCCGGTGGGCGGCGCCCAACCGGGTCGGCGCGGGGCCGGCGCGATGA
- a CDS encoding glycosyltransferase family 4 protein produces MSRVLVVTLDTLAERMAGPAIRAWEISAALAAEHHVRLVTFGRCDRPGAGFTTSRVDVGGFRAEVEGADVVVVQGFVLQTFPWLQTAEQVLVVDLYDPFHLESLEVERYRPGPERHAALANALRELAAQVARGDLFLCASEKQRDLWLGHLAASGRVNPDTYDADPSLRSLITVVPFGTAAEPPRRTAPAVKGVVPGIGAEDKVVLWGGGVYNWFDPLTVVRAVDLVRREVPQVRLYFLGMKHPNPDVPEMAMATATRRLSDELGLTGTHVFFNEDWVPYERRADYLLDADVGVSAHFEHVETAFSFRTRILDYLWADLPIVTTAGDTFGDLVAAEDLGATVPTSDVAAMAGALTRLLTDDGARQRATANVARVAERYTWPVVLEPLLRFCREPRRARDAERLSAAVPPVVDFAALPLRTRLRLDATAAWRQLRDGGPAAVAAKVRLRLAKRAGR; encoded by the coding sequence ATGAGCCGGGTCCTCGTCGTCACCCTCGACACCCTCGCCGAGCGGATGGCCGGCCCGGCCATCCGGGCCTGGGAGATCTCCGCCGCGCTCGCCGCCGAGCACCACGTGCGGCTGGTCACCTTCGGCCGCTGCGACCGGCCCGGCGCCGGCTTCACCACCAGCCGGGTCGACGTCGGCGGCTTCCGCGCCGAGGTCGAGGGCGCCGACGTCGTCGTCGTCCAGGGCTTCGTGCTGCAGACCTTCCCCTGGCTGCAGACCGCCGAGCAGGTCCTCGTGGTGGACCTGTACGACCCGTTCCACCTGGAGTCCCTGGAGGTCGAGCGGTACCGGCCCGGCCCGGAGCGGCACGCCGCGCTGGCCAACGCGCTGCGCGAGCTGGCCGCCCAGGTCGCCCGCGGGGACCTGTTCCTGTGCGCGTCGGAGAAGCAGCGGGACCTGTGGCTCGGCCACCTCGCCGCGTCCGGCCGGGTCAACCCGGACACCTACGACGCCGACCCCTCGCTGCGCAGCCTGATCACCGTGGTGCCGTTCGGCACCGCCGCGGAGCCGCCGCGCCGCACCGCGCCGGCGGTCAAGGGCGTTGTCCCCGGCATCGGGGCCGAGGACAAGGTGGTGCTCTGGGGCGGGGGGGTCTACAACTGGTTCGACCCGCTCACCGTGGTCCGCGCGGTGGACCTGGTCCGCCGGGAGGTCCCGCAGGTGCGGCTGTACTTCCTGGGCATGAAGCACCCCAACCCGGACGTGCCGGAGATGGCGATGGCGACGGCGACCCGCCGGCTGTCCGACGAGCTCGGCCTGACCGGCACGCACGTCTTCTTCAACGAGGACTGGGTGCCCTACGAGCGCCGGGCGGACTACCTGCTGGACGCCGACGTCGGCGTCAGCGCCCACTTCGAGCACGTGGAGACCGCGTTCAGCTTCCGCACCCGGATCCTGGACTACCTGTGGGCGGACCTGCCCATCGTCACGACCGCCGGGGACACCTTCGGGGACCTGGTGGCCGCCGAGGACCTGGGGGCCACCGTGCCGACGTCGGACGTGGCGGCGATGGCCGGCGCCCTGACCCGGCTGCTCACCGACGACGGCGCCCGGCAGCGGGCGACGGCGAACGTGGCCCGGGTCGCCGAGCGGTACACCTGGCCGGTGGTGCTCGAGCCGCTGCTGCGCTTCTGCCGGGAGCCCCGCCGCGCCCGGGACGCCGAGCGGCTGTCCGCCGCGGTGCCCCCGGTGGTGGACTTCGCCGCGCTGCCGCTGCGGACCCGGCTCCGGCTGGACGCCACCGCCGCGTGGCGCCAGCTGCGCGACGGCGGCCCGGCCGCCGTCGCGGCCAAGGTGCGGCTGCGGCTGGCCAAGCGCGCGGGCCGCTGA
- a CDS encoding glycosyltransferase, with amino-acid sequence MRPRLTLVVAAPHPGAGPTAETLTADSFRAQGEGPWELVVAEDDGRPLSDRLNAAVAGSTGRYVAVLETGDRLEPGVLGAVVGLLTQSPAAEPGVLYTDEQWPAEGSAGIFTKPRWIPRYLEAYPYLGRLCFVRRDLFERVGGFREDFAPAREWDLALRITELGDPVVHVPVVGLVRDRSPVDAAAVAAGRDAVADRYARLGVPATVEVTGDGDGQPPGFLRVWRRVPDPPLVSVVIPTAGARREVRGADTVLVTNAVRSLVGRTTYPNLEVVLVPSEHTPPEVLQECAEILGDRLRVAPVAGEFNFSRSVNTGVGAARGELVLLLNDDTEVIEPRWLDRMVAVAAEDGVGVVGAKLLFADGRVQHTGVTFDHDGEARHVHIFEADDAGHFGSKVVDLDFLAVTGACLLVPRAVFVEVGGFSEALPLNYNDVDFCLKVGATGRRVVCTPFARLHHFESSSRRARIEDEERAALAWWDPRKTLDPYVNVRGV; translated from the coding sequence GTGAGGCCCCGGCTGACCCTCGTCGTCGCCGCGCCGCACCCCGGCGCGGGCCCGACGGCGGAGACGCTGACCGCTGACTCCTTCCGCGCCCAGGGCGAGGGGCCGTGGGAGCTGGTCGTGGCCGAGGACGACGGCCGGCCCCTGTCCGACCGCCTCAACGCCGCCGTCGCCGGCAGCACCGGAAGGTACGTGGCCGTCCTGGAGACCGGGGACCGGCTCGAGCCCGGGGTGCTCGGCGCCGTCGTCGGCCTGCTGACGCAGAGCCCGGCCGCCGAGCCGGGGGTGCTGTACACCGACGAGCAGTGGCCGGCGGAGGGCTCCGCCGGGATCTTCACCAAGCCCCGCTGGATCCCGCGCTACCTGGAGGCCTACCCGTACCTGGGGCGGCTGTGCTTCGTGCGGCGGGACCTGTTCGAGCGCGTCGGCGGCTTCCGGGAGGACTTCGCGCCCGCGCGGGAGTGGGACCTGGCGCTGCGGATCACCGAGCTCGGCGACCCGGTGGTGCACGTGCCGGTCGTGGGCCTGGTGCGGGACCGGTCACCGGTGGACGCGGCCGCCGTCGCGGCCGGGCGGGACGCCGTCGCCGACCGGTACGCCCGGCTCGGCGTGCCGGCCACGGTCGAGGTCACCGGGGACGGGGACGGGCAGCCACCCGGGTTCCTCCGGGTGTGGCGCCGCGTCCCGGACCCGCCGCTGGTCTCGGTGGTCATCCCCACGGCCGGCGCCCGCCGGGAGGTCCGCGGCGCCGACACCGTGCTGGTCACCAACGCGGTGCGCTCGCTGGTCGGGCGGACCACCTACCCCAACCTGGAAGTGGTGCTCGTGCCCAGCGAGCACACCCCGCCGGAGGTCCTGCAGGAGTGCGCCGAGATCCTCGGCGACCGGCTGCGGGTGGCGCCGGTGGCCGGGGAGTTCAACTTCTCCCGCTCGGTGAACACCGGGGTGGGGGCCGCCCGCGGGGAGCTTGTCCTGCTCCTCAACGACGACACCGAGGTCATCGAGCCGCGCTGGCTGGACCGCATGGTCGCCGTCGCCGCCGAGGACGGGGTGGGCGTGGTCGGCGCCAAGCTGCTCTTCGCCGACGGCCGGGTCCAGCACACCGGGGTGACCTTCGACCACGACGGCGAGGCCCGCCACGTGCACATCTTCGAGGCCGACGACGCCGGTCACTTCGGGTCCAAGGTGGTGGACCTGGACTTCCTCGCGGTCACCGGCGCGTGCCTGCTGGTCCCCCGGGCGGTCTTCGTCGAGGTCGGCGGGTTCTCCGAGGCGTTGCCGCTGAACTACAACGACGTCGACTTCTGCCTCAAGGTGGGCGCCACCGGCCGGCGGGTGGTGTGCACGCCGTTCGCCCGGCTGCACCACTTCGAGTCCAGCAGCCGCCGCGCCCGGATCGAGGACGAGGAGCGCGCGGCACTGGCCTGGTGGGACCCGCGGAAGACGCTAGACCCGTACGTCAACGTCCGCGGGGTGTAG